In the Advenella kashmirensis WT001 genome, one interval contains:
- the ada gene encoding bifunctional DNA-binding transcriptional regulator/O6-methylguanine-DNA methyltransferase Ada: protein MTPTQVQARFTSEEARWQAVQNRDRQADGHFVYAVKTTGVYCRPSSSARLPQRKNVVFFDTAQQAEAAGYRASRRARADRTAAADERAELVARACRHIESAQTPPSLDELAAQANMSPFHFHRVFKAETGLTPKAYASAWRARKLRDELGSSVSSITDAIYTAGFNSNSRFYEASEQLLGMRAGEYRAGGQGAVIRFAIGQCSLGAILVAQSHRGICAIMLGDDPDALLRDLQDQFARAQLVGGDAAFERLVAQVIGFVETPSVGLNLPLDVRGTAFQERVWQALRDVPAGTTVSYGQIAERIGAPTAVRAVAQACGANRIAVAIPCHRVVRRDGDISGYRWGVERKRQLLERESTTQP, encoded by the coding sequence ATGACACCTACGCAGGTACAAGCCCGGTTTACGTCCGAAGAGGCTCGCTGGCAGGCCGTGCAAAATCGCGATCGGCAAGCGGATGGGCACTTTGTCTATGCTGTAAAGACTACTGGCGTATATTGCCGTCCCAGTTCTTCAGCCCGTCTGCCACAACGAAAAAATGTTGTTTTTTTTGATACGGCACAACAGGCTGAGGCAGCAGGCTACCGCGCCAGCCGCCGTGCGCGGGCGGACCGCACTGCCGCTGCAGACGAACGGGCTGAGCTGGTGGCGCGGGCCTGTCGCCACATTGAGTCGGCACAAACGCCACCCAGTCTGGACGAGCTGGCGGCACAGGCCAATATGAGTCCATTTCATTTTCATCGCGTATTCAAGGCTGAAACCGGTCTCACGCCAAAAGCTTATGCCTCGGCCTGGCGTGCCAGGAAACTGCGCGATGAGCTGGGGTCTTCAGTCTCATCGATTACAGATGCAATCTATACGGCGGGCTTCAATTCGAACAGCCGCTTTTACGAAGCGTCCGAGCAGTTGCTGGGGATGCGTGCCGGGGAATATCGGGCCGGGGGGCAGGGCGCTGTCATTCGTTTTGCTATCGGGCAATGTTCGCTGGGCGCCATTCTGGTGGCGCAAAGCCACCGCGGCATCTGCGCCATTATGCTGGGTGATGATCCCGATGCGCTGTTGCGCGACTTGCAGGATCAGTTTGCCAGGGCGCAGCTGGTTGGGGGCGATGCTGCCTTTGAACGTCTGGTGGCGCAGGTGATCGGTTTTGTAGAGACGCCGTCGGTGGGTCTGAACCTGCCGCTCGATGTTCGTGGTACGGCTTTTCAGGAGCGAGTGTGGCAGGCATTACGGGACGTGCCTGCCGGCACGACCGTCAGCTACGGTCAGATTGCCGAGCGGATCGGGGCACCCACCGCTGTGCGCGCCGTGGCTCAGGCCTGTGGCGCCAATCGCATTGCGGTTGCCATTCCCTGCCACCGCGTGGTCAGGCGCGATGGCGATATTTCGGGCTATCGCTGGGGCGTGGAGCGCAAGCGCCAGTTGCTGGAACGGGAGTCAACTACACAACCGTGA